In Kangiella koreensis DSM 16069, a single window of DNA contains:
- a CDS encoding YceI family protein: MSNAFFTKAFITLSAVFALQSTPAIASEDNEWTIYNNASHLHFVSVKNNQIGEVSTFETLKGHLSGNGQFALEILLDSVNTGIEIRDQRMKEHLFDSKKNIAFIVNGSFDLSEIEDQETGSSSQHTLEATIQLGNETVDIQAPVTIQTLADHQLRVTSVSPVVISISNLKLDKGVDKLKSLAGLRSIDRVVPVTFDLYLQPKGE, encoded by the coding sequence ATGTCTAACGCTTTTTTTACTAAAGCCTTTATTACTTTGAGTGCAGTATTTGCTCTTCAAAGCACGCCAGCCATCGCTTCAGAAGACAATGAGTGGACTATTTATAATAATGCCTCGCACCTACATTTTGTGTCGGTCAAAAATAACCAAATTGGCGAAGTCAGCACTTTCGAAACCCTTAAAGGGCATTTAAGCGGCAATGGACAGTTTGCTCTGGAAATCCTTCTCGATAGCGTTAATACCGGTATAGAGATCCGCGATCAGCGTATGAAAGAGCATTTGTTCGACAGCAAAAAGAACATTGCCTTTATCGTTAATGGCAGCTTCGACTTAAGCGAGATCGAAGACCAGGAAACCGGCTCAAGCTCACAGCACACACTGGAAGCTACTATTCAGCTCGGTAACGAAACGGTGGATATCCAAGCACCCGTAACTATTCAGACATTAGCGGATCATCAACTGCGTGTGACCTCAGTCAGTCCCGTTGTGATTTCAATCAGTAACCTCAAGTTAGACAAAGGTGTGGATAAACTTAAATCATTGGCAGGACTGCGTAGTATTGATCGTGTGGTTCCTGTGACTTTTGATTTATATTTGCAGCCGAAGGGTGAGTAG
- a CDS encoding PhoH family protein has translation MSQLTNQTFELQPADNHRLSALCGYLDEHLKHIERRLGVEVNIRGNQVNVIGEGVHVAAARQVIEAVYQDTTKKRSLDSADVHLAIQEASADLESLQTDKTQTDDVKLMTKRGLIKPRSPNQKQYIQAIKHHDISFGIGPAGTGKTYLAVASAVDAWEKQQVRRILLTRPAVEAGERLGFLPGDLAQKVDPYLRPLYDALYEMFGFEKVAKLMERSVIEVAPLAYMRGRTLNDAFIILDESQNTTPEQMKMFLTRIGFNSKAVITGDITQVDLPRGQRSGLRHVIDILQKVDGISFTFFQSKDVVRHPVVQRIVQAYESFDVSEEAKRAKAEQKQAKKQQSSDDND, from the coding sequence TTGTCACAACTTACTAATCAGACGTTTGAATTACAGCCCGCTGACAATCATCGCTTGTCAGCTCTTTGTGGCTACCTTGATGAGCACCTTAAACATATCGAGCGACGTCTTGGCGTTGAAGTGAACATTCGCGGCAATCAGGTTAATGTGATTGGCGAAGGCGTTCACGTAGCAGCAGCCCGTCAGGTGATCGAAGCGGTTTATCAGGACACCACTAAAAAGCGTAGTCTGGACAGCGCCGATGTGCATCTGGCGATCCAGGAAGCGTCGGCGGATCTGGAATCACTGCAAACTGATAAGACGCAAACGGATGATGTTAAGTTGATGACCAAGCGTGGTTTAATTAAGCCTCGCAGCCCAAACCAGAAACAATATATTCAGGCCATCAAGCACCATGATATCAGTTTTGGTATTGGCCCTGCTGGTACCGGTAAAACCTATCTGGCAGTTGCCAGTGCCGTCGATGCCTGGGAAAAGCAGCAAGTACGCCGCATTTTGTTAACTCGCCCAGCAGTTGAAGCGGGTGAACGCTTAGGTTTCTTGCCGGGTGATTTGGCCCAGAAAGTTGATCCTTATTTACGTCCCTTATATGACGCTCTGTATGAGATGTTTGGCTTTGAAAAAGTGGCCAAGTTGATGGAGCGTAGCGTGATTGAAGTGGCGCCATTAGCTTATATGCGCGGCCGTACTTTAAATGATGCCTTTATCATTCTCGATGAAAGCCAGAACACCACGCCGGAACAGATGAAAATGTTCCTAACCCGGATTGGCTTTAACTCCAAAGCCGTTATTACTGGCGATATTACTCAGGTGGATTTGCCGCGCGGCCAGCGCTCGGGCCTTCGTCACGTCATCGACATTCTGCAAAAAGTCGATGGTATCAGTTTTACGTTCTTCCAATCAAAAGACGTGGTGCGCCACCCGGTGGTGCAACGCATCGTGCAAGCCTACGAAAGCTTCGACGTCAGTGAAGAAGCCAAGCGTGCCAAGGCAGAGCAAAAGCAGGCCAAAAAGCAGCAGTCATCAGATGACAATGATTAA
- the ybeY gene encoding rRNA maturation RNase YbeY produces MDFNPLFNLDLQVACDSSTVPDEIDIKQWLATAFEVEAAKFGRAKTLAQPFEMTVRVVEQAESQALNNDYRGKDNPTNVLSFPFEMPEGIEGLELSILGDLAICAEVVEQEAAEQKKELRSHWTHMVVHGGLHLLGYDHIKDNEALEMESLEIEILAQLGVENPYQERD; encoded by the coding sequence ATGGACTTTAATCCGCTATTTAATCTGGATCTGCAAGTTGCCTGCGACTCATCGACAGTCCCTGATGAAATCGATATCAAGCAATGGTTGGCGACTGCCTTTGAGGTCGAAGCAGCAAAGTTTGGGCGTGCAAAAACCTTAGCACAACCGTTTGAGATGACCGTCCGGGTTGTTGAACAAGCAGAAAGCCAGGCACTAAACAACGACTATCGTGGTAAGGACAATCCAACCAATGTTTTGTCTTTTCCCTTCGAAATGCCGGAAGGTATTGAGGGGCTCGAATTATCAATTTTAGGTGATTTGGCCATTTGCGCCGAAGTGGTTGAGCAAGAAGCCGCCGAACAGAAAAAAGAACTGCGTTCACACTGGACACATATGGTGGTTCATGGGGGCTTGCATTTGCTAGGGTACGATCATATAAAAGACAATGAAGCGCTGGAAATGGAGTCTTTAGAAATAGAGATTTTGGCGCAACTGGGTGTTGAAAATCCTTACCAAGAGCGCGATTAG
- a CDS encoding sodium:solute symporter family protein, producing MNIVVLGVIFFVLIQFAVGLWASRKPKNETDFLLAGRRLNPSLAVFTIFATWFGAETCIGAASSIYENGLSGGTADPFGFSLCLLFMGFVFARPLWKRKFITFADLFKQRYSVRIEKLVVIILVPASMLWAAAQIRAFGQILSSLSGLQVEYAITIAASVVIIYTMLGGLLAVAVTDVIQAGFLIVGLVLLGIFVFASGDPNASLASVDAARFSFVSEDSTLLQKFEAWSIPIFGSVLTQELITRVLACRSAEEARSSTLKGGTLYLLVGLIPVYLGLVGLNLMPDLADSEQLLPELAKTYLPTVLYILFAGALVSAILSTVDSALLASSSLISHNIVVPLSKRNHEVSERQKVLFARIGIVILGGLAYYIALHAKGVYDLVVTASAFGSAGVFVVGTFGLFTRFGGEITAGLTLVSAATIWILGEFVFGWATPFFISLLTGFGVYIVAALIERHFSGPAKGFQTA from the coding sequence ATGAATATTGTTGTTCTAGGGGTTATCTTTTTTGTACTCATTCAGTTTGCAGTGGGGCTATGGGCTTCGCGTAAACCGAAGAATGAAACTGACTTTTTACTGGCTGGACGACGATTAAATCCGAGTTTGGCCGTATTTACCATTTTCGCGACCTGGTTTGGTGCCGAAACCTGTATCGGTGCAGCATCTTCCATCTATGAAAATGGCCTGTCGGGCGGCACCGCCGACCCCTTTGGCTTCTCCCTGTGCTTGCTGTTTATGGGCTTTGTCTTCGCCAGACCCTTATGGAAACGCAAATTCATTACCTTCGCTGACTTGTTCAAGCAACGCTATTCAGTACGCATTGAAAAATTGGTGGTTATTATCCTCGTACCTGCCTCGATGCTGTGGGCAGCCGCGCAAATCCGTGCTTTTGGCCAGATATTATCATCCCTTTCGGGTCTACAAGTTGAATACGCTATTACCATTGCGGCCTCAGTAGTAATTATTTACACCATGCTCGGTGGTTTGTTGGCGGTGGCAGTAACTGACGTCATTCAAGCAGGATTCTTGATTGTGGGATTAGTTTTGCTCGGTATTTTTGTGTTTGCCAGTGGCGATCCGAATGCCAGTCTTGCGTCAGTGGATGCCGCTCGTTTCAGCTTTGTCTCAGAAGACTCCACATTACTACAAAAATTTGAAGCATGGTCGATTCCGATATTCGGTTCGGTGTTAACGCAGGAGCTGATTACTCGGGTGCTTGCTTGTCGTAGTGCTGAAGAAGCGCGTAGTTCGACCCTTAAAGGTGGAACCCTATACTTGCTGGTAGGCTTGATCCCTGTCTATTTAGGTTTGGTTGGCTTGAACTTGATGCCAGATCTGGCCGACTCAGAACAGTTATTGCCTGAGCTGGCGAAAACCTATTTGCCCACTGTGCTCTATATTCTGTTTGCCGGTGCTTTGGTTTCAGCAATTCTGTCAACTGTGGACAGCGCCTTGCTAGCTTCCAGTTCATTGATATCACATAACATTGTAGTGCCATTAAGCAAGCGTAATCATGAGGTCAGCGAGCGTCAGAAAGTTCTGTTTGCACGGATCGGTATCGTGATATTAGGTGGGCTGGCTTATTATATTGCCCTACATGCTAAAGGGGTTTACGACCTGGTGGTTACGGCCTCCGCTTTCGGTAGTGCGGGTGTCTTCGTGGTCGGCACTTTTGGGCTGTTCACCCGCTTCGGTGGCGAAATTACCGCAGGCTTGACCTTGGTCAGCGCAGCAACGATTTGGATTCTGGGAGAATTCGTATTCGGCTGGGCGACTCCATTCTTTATTTCATTATTAACCGGCTTTGGCGTTTACATTGTCGCAGCCTTAATTGAAAGACACTTTTCGGGACCAGCAAAGGGTTTTCAAACTGCCTAA
- the lnt gene encoding apolipoprotein N-acyltransferase: MVKSPQGWLGLTLALIAGAIYPLGFAPLEWWPVAIFSVATFWWLLNGQTKKYAMAIGFSYGMGYFGVGVSWVYVSINTFGNAAPPLAVLLTILFIALLSLFFVLLGWFNSRFINRYNLLAQIIFFSTAWLILDIARGSGFVSFPWLYLGYSQTSGPLLGVASYLGVHGVTFLLVITACLVTLALTHNNKKTRSHSILVMVVLLMLGTSSSLYEVKKDTAQQKTLTIALIQPNIDQHKKWDRNYFTPIVKGLFDQTENYWGADLIVWPEAAIPAFDTQVPGILYELDELAKSSGSQFITGIPMLETRDEYYAGIKMLGSQQADYQKQQLVPFGEYVPLGEWIRGMIDFFDLPMSSFTPGSSAQTAMKTAKADYLPAICYEIAFSGLMQQLATSTDPDQFKAIVTISNDTWFGKSWGPIQHFQIAKMRAIETGLPVIRSTNNGITAIIDDKGRVINQIDRFQSSELAGAFLLENRNTWFREHGYWSLLILVMLLIITAFALRKR, from the coding sequence ATGGTTAAAAGCCCACAGGGCTGGCTGGGTTTAACACTGGCGCTCATCGCAGGCGCAATTTATCCGCTCGGCTTTGCACCTCTCGAGTGGTGGCCAGTTGCTATCTTCTCCGTTGCTACTTTCTGGTGGTTACTGAACGGACAAACAAAGAAATATGCCATGGCTATAGGCTTCAGTTATGGCATGGGATATTTCGGTGTCGGGGTTTCCTGGGTTTATGTGTCCATTAATACATTCGGTAATGCTGCACCGCCGTTAGCTGTATTATTAACCATTCTATTTATTGCCTTACTTTCTTTATTTTTTGTCCTGCTCGGCTGGTTTAATTCGAGATTTATCAATCGCTATAACCTGCTCGCGCAAATCATATTCTTCAGTACTGCTTGGCTAATTCTTGATATCGCGCGTGGCTCAGGTTTTGTCAGTTTTCCGTGGCTCTATTTAGGTTATTCGCAAACGTCAGGCCCATTACTAGGTGTCGCCAGCTACTTAGGCGTTCACGGTGTTACTTTTTTATTAGTGATTACCGCCTGTCTGGTTACATTGGCATTGACGCACAACAACAAGAAAACACGCTCTCACTCGATACTGGTTATGGTCGTGCTTTTAATGTTGGGAACAAGCAGTAGTTTGTATGAAGTCAAAAAAGACACAGCGCAACAAAAGACGCTGACCATCGCATTAATTCAGCCCAATATCGATCAGCATAAAAAGTGGGATCGCAATTACTTTACGCCGATTGTAAAAGGACTGTTTGATCAAACTGAAAATTATTGGGGAGCCGATCTGATTGTCTGGCCTGAAGCGGCTATTCCTGCATTTGATACACAGGTACCTGGAATTTTGTATGAGTTAGATGAGCTGGCAAAAAGCAGTGGCAGCCAATTCATCACAGGCATTCCAATGCTGGAAACTCGCGATGAATATTATGCCGGTATCAAAATGCTTGGTAGCCAACAAGCCGATTATCAAAAACAACAGCTAGTGCCATTTGGTGAGTATGTTCCACTAGGCGAATGGATTCGCGGAATGATTGATTTCTTTGATTTACCCATGTCCAGCTTCACTCCCGGCAGTAGCGCGCAAACTGCAATGAAGACCGCCAAAGCGGATTATCTGCCAGCAATCTGTTATGAAATCGCCTTCTCAGGATTGATGCAGCAACTGGCCACCAGCACAGACCCAGACCAATTTAAAGCCATCGTCACCATCAGTAACGACACCTGGTTTGGCAAATCATGGGGCCCGATTCAACATTTCCAAATCGCAAAAATGCGTGCCATCGAAACCGGCCTACCCGTTATTCGCAGCACCAACAACGGCATCACCGCCATCATCGACGACAAGGGCCGCGTCATCAACCAGATCGACCGCTTCCAAAGCAGCGAACTCGCCGGTGCATTCCTGCTTGAAAACCGCAATACCTGGTTTAGAGAGCATGGGTATTGGAGTTTGCTGATATTGGTGATGTTATTAATTATTACAGCATTTGCTTTAAGGAAAAGGTAG
- the miaB gene encoding tRNA (N6-isopentenyl adenosine(37)-C2)-methylthiotransferase MiaB, giving the protein MSKKLFIKTWGCQMNEYDSSRMSDLLNKTHGLEAAASAEEADVVLLNTCSIREKAQEKVFSQLGQWKNLKQNNPDLIIGVGGCVASQEGEAIRQRAPYVDVIFGPQTLHRLPEMIMQASGQKKAVVDVSFPEIEKFDRLPEPRAEGPTAFVSVMEGCSKYCSFCVVPYTRGEEVSRPFDDVLAECAQLAEQGVREINLLGQNVNAYRGITHEGDTADLAELITYVAAIDGIDRIRYTTSHPVEFSERLIQVYAEVPELVSHLHLPVQSGSDRVLAMMKRGHTVLEYKSKIRKLRQIRPDISMSSDFIIGFPGESDQDFEDTMNLIGDIGYDHSFSFIYSARPGTPAADIVDDTPMDVKKQRLSILQQRINQQAFSISRNMIGTKQKVLVEGPSKKDPMELRGRTENNRIVNFVGPHSLIGKFAEVTITDAFPNSLRGDFVTDGLVH; this is encoded by the coding sequence ATGAGCAAAAAGTTATTTATCAAGACCTGGGGTTGTCAGATGAACGAGTACGATTCGTCGCGTATGTCGGATCTGCTGAATAAAACTCATGGTTTGGAAGCGGCGGCATCAGCGGAAGAGGCTGATGTGGTGTTGCTAAACACTTGCTCGATCCGTGAAAAAGCGCAGGAGAAAGTCTTTTCTCAGCTGGGTCAGTGGAAAAACCTGAAGCAGAACAACCCTGATTTGATCATTGGTGTTGGTGGTTGCGTGGCGTCGCAAGAAGGCGAAGCCATTCGTCAGCGTGCGCCTTATGTGGATGTGATATTTGGACCACAAACGTTGCACCGTCTGCCGGAAATGATTATGCAGGCCAGTGGCCAGAAAAAAGCCGTGGTTGATGTCAGTTTCCCTGAAATTGAGAAATTCGACCGCTTGCCTGAGCCTCGTGCCGAAGGCCCAACTGCGTTCGTGTCTGTGATGGAAGGTTGTTCAAAATATTGCTCTTTCTGTGTGGTGCCATACACCCGCGGCGAAGAAGTGAGTCGTCCGTTTGATGATGTGTTGGCAGAGTGCGCGCAATTAGCCGAGCAGGGCGTTCGTGAAATTAACCTGCTGGGTCAAAATGTAAATGCTTACCGTGGCATCACTCACGAAGGCGATACGGCGGATTTAGCTGAATTGATTACTTATGTGGCAGCGATTGATGGCATTGACCGTATTCGCTACACAACCTCGCATCCGGTTGAATTCTCTGAGCGTCTGATTCAAGTTTATGCAGAAGTGCCAGAGTTGGTCAGTCACTTGCACTTACCAGTGCAGAGCGGTTCAGACCGTGTGCTGGCGATGATGAAGCGTGGTCATACTGTGCTTGAGTACAAATCGAAAATTCGCAAATTGCGCCAGATCCGCCCTGATATTTCGATGTCTTCAGACTTTATCATTGGCTTCCCGGGCGAATCGGATCAGGACTTTGAAGACACCATGAATTTGATTGGTGACATTGGCTATGATCATTCATTCAGCTTTATCTACAGCGCGCGCCCTGGTACGCCAGCTGCCGATATCGTGGATGACACGCCAATGGATGTGAAAAAGCAGCGCCTATCCATTCTCCAGCAGCGCATCAATCAGCAAGCGTTTTCGATCAGCCGCAACATGATCGGTACTAAGCAAAAAGTTTTGGTTGAAGGGCCGTCGAAGAAAGATCCGATGGAGCTGCGTGGTCGCACCGAAAACAATCGTATCGTTAACTTTGTTGGTCCACATAGCTTGATCGGCAAATTTGCTGAAGTGACTATCACTGATGCATTCCCAAATTCATTGCGCGGTGACTTTGTCACTGACGGACTGGTTCACTAA
- a CDS encoding HlyC/CorC family transporter, protein MSDDKPPSRSFFQRFTDIFTSEPQDRQQLVDLLRTAKDDKLIKPDSLSMMEGVLLVAEMQVRDIMIPRSQMAVIQEDMTLEEIIPMVKGSRHSRYPVVGENRDDIEGIMLAKELLSYAFSDNGERASFDIKDVLRPAYIIPESKRLDVLLTEFRSKRNHMAIVVDEYGCVSGLVTIEDVLEQIVGDIEDEFDVDEEESNIKQHTNGEYIVKAQTEIGDFNERLGADFPEQEFDTIGGLLVNKFGHMPERDETIAMGEFEFTILNADQRRVHLLRVKPLIGAPVEV, encoded by the coding sequence ATGAGCGACGACAAACCTCCGTCGAGAAGCTTCTTTCAACGTTTTACTGATATTTTCACATCTGAACCACAGGATCGTCAGCAACTGGTCGATTTATTGCGGACAGCTAAAGACGACAAGCTGATCAAACCCGATTCTTTATCCATGATGGAAGGGGTGTTGCTGGTTGCAGAAATGCAAGTGCGCGACATCATGATTCCTCGTTCTCAAATGGCCGTAATTCAAGAAGACATGACATTGGAAGAAATCATTCCAATGGTCAAAGGTTCGCGCCATTCCCGTTATCCGGTGGTCGGTGAAAATCGAGATGATATTGAAGGCATCATGTTAGCCAAAGAACTCTTGAGCTATGCCTTTTCCGATAATGGCGAGCGCGCCTCTTTTGATATTAAAGACGTACTGCGCCCAGCCTACATCATTCCTGAAAGTAAGCGTCTGGATGTATTGTTGACAGAGTTTCGTTCAAAGCGTAATCACATGGCCATTGTGGTCGATGAATACGGTTGTGTATCGGGTCTGGTTACCATTGAAGATGTGCTGGAACAAATCGTTGGCGACATTGAAGATGAATTCGATGTAGACGAAGAAGAAAGCAATATTAAGCAACACACCAATGGCGAATATATTGTTAAAGCGCAAACTGAAATCGGTGATTTCAACGAGCGTCTGGGAGCCGATTTCCCGGAGCAGGAATTTGACACCATTGGTGGTTTATTAGTGAACAAGTTTGGTCATATGCCTGAGCGCGATGAAACCATTGCCATGGGTGAGTTTGAGTTCACGATACTCAATGCCGATCAGCGCCGAGTTCACTTGCTGCGCGTCAAACCACTGATAGGAGCGCCGGTTGAAGTTTAA